One genomic region from Thermomicrobium sp. 4228-Ro encodes:
- a CDS encoding Fur family transcriptional regulator has protein sequence MRRLETILEAMHERGWRVTGPRRVIVECILTQREPFSAEEIYRTLRRRQPTIGRATVFRTLDLLAELGVVERVHHPSGVHRYVVSGDGHRHHVVCIRCGAVAEFAGCNLEPLLTHVADQTRFRILDHWLELSGLCQTCQRDARAAS, from the coding sequence ATGCGGAGGCTCGAGACGATCCTCGAAGCGATGCACGAGCGAGGCTGGCGGGTGACCGGACCGCGCCGGGTGATCGTGGAATGTATCCTGACGCAGCGCGAGCCGTTCTCGGCGGAGGAAATCTACCGGACGCTGCGGCGCCGGCAGCCGACCATCGGGCGCGCGACGGTTTTCCGTACCCTCGACCTCTTGGCCGAGCTCGGCGTCGTCGAGCGAGTCCACCATCCCTCCGGTGTGCATCGCTACGTGGTCAGCGGCGACGGGCACCGGCATCACGTGGTCTGTATCCGCTGCGGTGCGGTGGCCGAGTTCGCGGGCTGCAACCTAGAGCCGCTGTTGACCCATGTCGCCGACCAGACGCGCTTCCGGATTCTCGACCACTGGCTCGAGCTGAGTGGCCTCTGCCAGACCTGCCAACGAGACGCGCGCGCTGCCTCCTGA
- a CDS encoding PRC-barrel domain-containing protein, with protein sequence MHIELGRPVMSRDGKRIGTVDQLVLDPETREVQAIIVHRGFLLTEDRIVDRALIEAVAPDGTVWLSLDAEQADELPQFVEAEFVRLTAEEAATVPYVWPSGGGLGTVPFVWGVPTSGPTIPEPRIAPFDPTGGTLPSSPPPVAEPVETASNLPPEAVRIDRGTVVVASDGTRLGKVEHVHLNEDGEIVSLAVDPGLFGGEHLHIPAAWIASVTEDEVRLSVDAATARRGRH encoded by the coding sequence ATGCATATCGAACTCGGCCGCCCGGTGATGAGCCGTGACGGGAAGCGGATCGGCACGGTCGACCAGCTCGTCCTCGATCCAGAAACGCGGGAGGTACAAGCGATCATCGTCCACCGCGGATTCCTCCTGACCGAGGACCGGATCGTCGATCGGGCCTTGATCGAAGCCGTCGCACCGGACGGGACGGTCTGGCTCTCCCTCGACGCCGAGCAGGCTGACGAGCTCCCGCAGTTCGTCGAGGCCGAGTTCGTCCGTCTCACCGCCGAAGAAGCCGCAACGGTTCCCTACGTCTGGCCGAGCGGAGGCGGGCTCGGCACCGTGCCGTTCGTCTGGGGTGTACCGACCAGCGGCCCGACGATCCCCGAACCGCGGATCGCGCCCTTCGATCCGACCGGTGGCACCTTGCCGAGTTCACCACCGCCGGTGGCCGAACCGGTCGAAACAGCGAGCAACCTCCCGCCGGAAGCGGTCCGGATCGACCGTGGGACGGTGGTCGTCGCGAGCGACGGCACGCGGCTCGGCAAGGTCGAGCACGTGCACCTCAACGAGGACGGCGAGATCGTCAGCCTGGCCGTCGACCCTGGGCTCTTCGGTGGCGAGCACCTGCACATCCCGGCAGCCTGGATCGCCAGCGTCACCGAAGACGAGGTGCGCCTCTCGGTCGACGCCGCTACGGCGCGGCGGGGTCGGCACTGA
- a CDS encoding metal ABC transporter substrate-binding protein: MPVRRLLLVGFLVGALAACRGAGMPTASPESSVAPAGTPAPSSARRVVVVASLPIFATMVEAVGGDLVEVSAVLPPGTDPHTYQPTPRDVAKLAEADLVVYNGGELDPWMERQLEAVGSRARVVVLSEGLEPPPGVVEEEEHVGEAPTAEHEHGVNPHFWLDPDFGIVYVQRIADGLAQVDPAHAVTYRANAERYTSEIRTFDAWAKEQIATIPPERRKLVTFHDAFPHFAAHYGLELVGVVVLSPGREPSPQEIAQLVERIRREGVPAIFVEPQFNPKLAQTIAREAGVRVLELYSDAAPPGMDYVGLMRQNVTNVVEGLRG; this comes from the coding sequence ATGCCGGTTCGTCGACTGCTCCTGGTGGGGTTCCTCGTCGGTGCGCTCGCGGCCTGTCGCGGCGCGGGGATGCCGACTGCATCACCGGAAAGCTCGGTCGCGCCGGCTGGCACGCCGGCTCCGTCGAGTGCGCGGCGTGTCGTCGTGGTCGCGAGCCTCCCGATCTTCGCTACCATGGTCGAAGCAGTCGGTGGTGACCTGGTCGAGGTGAGTGCTGTGCTGCCACCAGGGACTGACCCGCATACCTACCAACCGACTCCACGCGATGTGGCCAAGCTCGCGGAAGCTGATCTCGTCGTCTACAATGGCGGTGAGCTGGATCCCTGGATGGAACGGCAGCTGGAAGCGGTCGGGAGTCGTGCGCGGGTGGTCGTCCTGTCGGAGGGGTTGGAACCCCCGCCTGGTGTGGTCGAGGAAGAGGAGCACGTCGGCGAAGCGCCGACCGCGGAGCACGAGCACGGTGTGAATCCGCACTTCTGGCTGGACCCGGATTTCGGCATCGTGTACGTCCAGCGGATCGCCGATGGGCTCGCGCAGGTCGATCCGGCGCACGCGGTGACGTACCGTGCCAATGCCGAGCGCTACACGAGCGAGATCCGTACCTTCGACGCCTGGGCCAAGGAGCAGATCGCGACGATCCCACCGGAGCGCCGCAAGCTGGTGACATTTCACGACGCATTTCCCCACTTCGCCGCACACTATGGCTTGGAGCTGGTCGGTGTGGTCGTCCTGAGTCCGGGGCGCGAGCCTTCCCCGCAGGAGATCGCCCAGCTCGTGGAGCGGATCCGTCGGGAGGGGGTACCGGCCATCTTCGTCGAGCCGCAGTTCAATCCCAAGCTGGCACAGACGATCGCACGGGAGGCGGGGGTCCGCGTCCTCGAGCTGTACAGCGATGCGGCGCCACCGGGGATGGACTATGTGGGGTTGATGCGCCAGAACGTGACCAACGTGGTCGAAGGGTTGCGTGGATGA
- a CDS encoding bifunctional 2-methylcitrate dehydratase/aconitate hydratase, translated as MGEAGSGARPAPDAVLVEIARYVLETEIASPVAYETARLALADSLACACEALLHPDCTELIGPVAPGTIVPHGVKVPGTALVLDPVQAAFAISALVRWLDYNDTWLAKEWGHPSDNFGAILAVADFVSRQRRERGELSYRVRDVLTAAIKAYEIQGVLALENSLNRVGFDHVQFVKVASAAVAAALFGGGFDEVVSALSNAWVDGPALRTYRHYPNTGPRKSWAAADATSRAVRLAWLALRGEPGYPTALSAPQWGFQDVVLRGQPVVLARPLGSYVMENVLFKIAFPAEFHGQTAVEAALRLHPLVRQRLDEIAEIVIETQESAKRIIDKPGPFANPADRDHSIQYMTAVALLYGELRYEHYLEPIASDPRIPELIAKMRVVENPEFSRDYLDPDKRSIANAVQVVFRDGSRSERVVVEYPIGHPRRRAEGLPLLRQKLARALRLVFPEYRARALETLLLDDPAFPDWPVDRFLDALHRG; from the coding sequence GTGGGGGAGGCGGGAAGTGGGGCGCGGCCAGCGCCCGATGCGGTCCTGGTGGAGATCGCGCGGTACGTCCTGGAGACCGAGATCGCGAGTCCGGTCGCCTACGAGACGGCACGGCTGGCGCTGGCCGACTCGCTGGCCTGCGCCTGCGAGGCGCTCCTCCACCCGGACTGTACCGAGCTGATCGGTCCGGTCGCGCCAGGTACCATCGTGCCCCATGGCGTCAAGGTGCCGGGAACTGCGCTCGTGCTCGATCCGGTGCAGGCGGCGTTCGCTATCAGTGCGCTCGTGCGCTGGCTCGACTACAACGACACCTGGCTGGCCAAGGAGTGGGGGCATCCGTCCGATAACTTCGGTGCCATCCTGGCGGTCGCCGACTTCGTGAGCCGGCAGCGGCGGGAGCGGGGCGAGCTATCCTACCGGGTGCGTGACGTCCTCACGGCGGCGATCAAGGCGTACGAGATCCAGGGCGTGCTGGCGCTGGAAAACAGCCTGAACCGCGTCGGGTTCGACCACGTGCAGTTCGTCAAGGTCGCCTCGGCGGCCGTCGCCGCGGCACTGTTCGGTGGCGGGTTCGACGAGGTGGTGAGCGCACTCTCCAATGCCTGGGTCGACGGCCCAGCGCTCCGGACCTACCGGCATTACCCGAACACCGGGCCGCGCAAGTCGTGGGCGGCAGCCGATGCGACCAGCCGGGCGGTGCGGCTGGCCTGGCTGGCGCTGCGCGGTGAGCCGGGTTATCCGACCGCGCTCAGTGCGCCGCAGTGGGGGTTCCAGGACGTGGTGCTCCGGGGGCAACCGGTCGTGCTGGCACGGCCGCTGGGGAGCTACGTGATGGAGAACGTGCTCTTCAAGATCGCCTTCCCGGCCGAGTTCCACGGTCAGACGGCCGTCGAGGCAGCCCTGCGGCTGCACCCGCTGGTGCGCCAGCGGCTCGACGAGATCGCTGAGATCGTGATCGAGACGCAGGAGTCGGCCAAGCGGATCATCGACAAGCCGGGGCCCTTCGCCAACCCGGCCGACCGCGACCACTCGATCCAGTACATGACGGCGGTCGCGCTGCTGTATGGGGAGCTGCGCTACGAGCACTACCTCGAGCCGATCGCGTCCGACCCGCGCATTCCGGAACTGATCGCCAAGATGCGCGTGGTCGAGAACCCGGAGTTCAGTCGCGACTATCTCGATCCCGACAAGCGCTCGATCGCCAATGCCGTCCAGGTCGTCTTCCGCGACGGAAGCCGTAGCGAGCGGGTGGTAGTCGAGTATCCGATCGGGCACCCGCGCCGCCGGGCCGAGGGGCTGCCGCTCTTGCGCCAGAAGCTGGCGCGCGCGCTGCGGCTCGTCTTTCCCGAGTACCGGGCGCGAGCGCTGGAAACGCTCCTTCTCGACGATCCGGCGTTCCCCGACTGGCCGGTCGATCGTTTCCTGGACGCGTTGCACCGGGGGTGA
- the prpB gene encoding methylisocitrate lyase yields the protein MSWIRQQPRPQQELAQAFRDAVAAGLVVLPGVYDGLSALLARAAGFPALYLSGAAFTASRGLPDLGLVGLAEVVERAREIVRATELPLIVDIDTGYGGVLNAARAARELAEARVAGVQIEDQQQPKKCGHLTAKLLAPPEELEHKVRAMKEVAPDLYVIARTDAYEQEGVEGVVGRARRYLAAGADAIFPEALPDEAAFREVAAALPGVTLLANLTEFGRTPAFTAAQVAEWGYRIALFPVSALRVAAKAMEQLYRTLAVEGTTRRFVDAMQSRAELYELLGYFAYEEFDATLARSTLPEWEG from the coding sequence ATGAGCTGGATCCGCCAGCAGCCGCGTCCCCAGCAGGAGCTGGCACAGGCGTTCCGCGATGCGGTCGCTGCGGGGCTGGTCGTCCTGCCGGGCGTCTATGACGGACTCTCAGCGCTTTTGGCTCGTGCTGCGGGATTCCCGGCGCTCTATCTCTCCGGGGCCGCGTTCACGGCCAGTCGAGGCCTGCCCGACCTCGGTCTGGTGGGGCTGGCGGAAGTCGTCGAGCGGGCACGCGAGATCGTGCGAGCGACCGAGCTCCCGCTGATCGTCGACATCGATACCGGGTACGGCGGGGTGCTCAACGCGGCGCGGGCCGCGCGGGAGCTCGCCGAGGCGCGGGTGGCTGGGGTACAGATCGAGGATCAACAGCAGCCGAAGAAGTGTGGGCATCTCACGGCCAAGCTGCTCGCGCCGCCGGAGGAGCTGGAGCACAAGGTGCGGGCGATGAAGGAAGTCGCGCCGGATCTTTACGTTATCGCCCGCACCGATGCCTACGAGCAGGAAGGGGTGGAGGGGGTGGTGGGGCGGGCGCGACGGTATCTGGCAGCCGGTGCCGACGCCATCTTTCCCGAGGCGCTGCCGGACGAGGCAGCGTTCCGGGAGGTGGCAGCAGCGCTGCCTGGTGTCACCCTCCTCGCCAACCTGACCGAGTTCGGCCGGACGCCAGCCTTTACCGCAGCACAAGTGGCGGAGTGGGGGTACCGGATCGCGCTCTTTCCGGTCTCGGCGTTGCGAGTCGCCGCGAAGGCGATGGAGCAGCTCTACCGGACACTGGCTGTGGAGGGGACGACACGGCGGTTCGTCGATGCGATGCAGTCGCGGGCGGAGCTCTACGAACTCCTCGGCTACTTCGCCTACGAGGAGTTCGACGCCACGCTCGCGCGCTCGACGCTGCCGGAGTGGGAGGGGTGA
- a CDS encoding DEAD/DEAH box helicase, with protein sequence MHSGALWYLADRLRDQYQSFLETAFSFRDPVLRRSFADALRGLELVREPYVELSPRYHRSNPPRALFRELLGQDVLSALLTALHGERPLYSHQEQALRRVWSGNNVVVATGTGSGKTEAFLLPILLSLYEEWCRGTLGPGVRALILYPMNALAFDQRARLAEIARVLKEEESPFHFTFGQYTGHTPEDERDKGRAAMDWEEERTPHTILENGRVVHGELVFRREMRATPPHILITNYSMLEYLLIRPTDSPLFDGEAARHWRFLVVDEVHTYSGVRGQELALLLRRLKVRLRQAGNRNRLFCIATSATLFTGQEAKQQAAQFAERLFGEPFSPDDIILGQRADLSEIFPREDLGELGEHVSRLTSALQGGPRPLDTVAHEVFPEEVERQRAEAQLLRLLSRLGERPGRDGQSLLSTLRLHIFVRGLEGAFVRYVPGLQVTLSDQSDESAKCFELALCRFCGQHYLVGQVSGDRFIAANRDYSSVGYRIDYLLPLDSDEVDRKPNIWLCPVCGALSKSARCSRGCEGETIPVYFEEEAHDRDSGELKYCLVCNVAASDPVRELVYGGEWVQAVIATTILDLLPKGRRKMLAFADGRQDAAYFAVRLDEWASQLALRRGIVQALKSLTNGEDRDGLSLRELHEDLLALLPQLFDDPAHRTHRERRKELWKLLLQELRSSEENGSLESAAIAFWRLGWPWFRGLPESILAKLLQLEYQRAVEVAEFLLLSLIRSDSLAIELLDPNTRLANDLPMNRRYVRIGSPDADKTVVSWDGVERGSPNRRVDYLVRFLRRQNPSLSVQEARAKAGEVLQSFWEWMRREEEGLREQDKILIRDPGKGFQLNPLWLRLARRDEQSFYRCDCCGRPSALLGAGPCPRYGCPGTLQPASPSKGESRFYRELYESFSGESRRFLVEEHTAQLTTQKAQEYQLRFSRGDLHVLSCSTTFELGVDLGDIDVVFLRNVPPEPFNYTQRAGRTGRRQQLGLVVTFCRRRPHDLYHFRFPERLLQGESHTMVPRHWSRRVIQRHVNAVVFSRFFRAFPERFRNVEAMVGERWDPGELCGQLGAFITAHFRDLLDEIQAVLRDCLDQDSPEVVNAEQLLAGVNESGGVLDRALAEICEDYRAVRGLEEQARNERRYKDADWAHRRAETIAREDVLSFLSRKAVIPKYGFPVDVVELTVPDSSKGVELTRDLRFAISEYAPGQSVIANKWKWESGGVKILPARALPRRRFRYCEQHRSYIERDYSDEAELPPLPCGCTGHKGQYVQPIFGFFVPRGSAEQARARPRQTLPLAFFVDLGESKPSHYDEYGAPAVIRVAAVERRPVVVLSQGVRAQGFKICLQCGTARDARSKQHLRRDGKECDGQFERVMLGHSFLTDVVRVDFLIPSSESDLVALNHGLVAVLVAGLSRALEVPVAELGGVPVFASGYPSVVLFDDVPAGGGLVARLKEKTVLEQVLRYAYEQVDGRCGCGPHGSCYSCLRTFANQAVHALLRRGLVFVYLEQVRKGLV encoded by the coding sequence ATGCATTCGGGCGCTCTCTGGTATTTGGCCGATCGACTACGTGATCAGTATCAATCCTTTCTGGAGACAGCGTTTTCGTTCCGAGATCCGGTCCTTCGTCGCTCGTTTGCCGACGCGTTGCGGGGCCTCGAGCTGGTTCGTGAACCGTATGTCGAGCTGTCACCGCGTTATCACAGGAGCAATCCGCCACGTGCTCTCTTTAGAGAGTTATTGGGCCAAGATGTCTTGTCCGCTCTTTTGACAGCGTTGCATGGTGAGCGGCCGCTGTATTCCCATCAAGAGCAGGCACTCCGCCGCGTGTGGTCTGGCAACAATGTGGTCGTGGCAACTGGTACAGGGAGTGGGAAGACTGAGGCGTTCCTCCTACCGATTCTTTTGTCGCTCTATGAGGAGTGGTGCCGAGGAACGCTCGGTCCGGGCGTGCGTGCTCTGATCCTCTATCCGATGAACGCACTGGCGTTCGATCAACGGGCGAGACTTGCAGAGATCGCGCGTGTCCTCAAAGAGGAGGAATCACCGTTCCATTTCACCTTCGGTCAGTATACCGGTCATACACCGGAGGACGAACGTGATAAAGGGCGAGCCGCAATGGATTGGGAGGAGGAACGCACACCACATACAATCCTAGAAAATGGCCGCGTTGTCCATGGGGAGCTCGTCTTTCGGAGGGAGATGCGCGCGACACCCCCGCATATCCTCATTACGAATTATTCAATGCTCGAATATCTGCTCATACGTCCCACGGATAGTCCCCTCTTCGACGGAGAGGCGGCACGGCACTGGCGCTTCCTTGTTGTCGATGAAGTGCATACGTACTCGGGCGTCCGTGGTCAGGAACTTGCGCTCCTATTACGACGGTTGAAGGTACGGCTTCGCCAGGCGGGGAATCGCAATCGCCTGTTCTGTATCGCTACCAGCGCTACGCTTTTTACTGGCCAAGAGGCGAAGCAGCAGGCAGCTCAGTTTGCGGAGCGGCTCTTTGGGGAGCCGTTCAGCCCGGACGATATCATCCTGGGGCAGCGGGCCGACTTGAGCGAGATCTTTCCCCGGGAGGACTTGGGGGAGCTGGGTGAGCATGTATCTCGCCTTACAAGCGCGCTGCAAGGTGGTCCGCGGCCGCTCGACACTGTTGCGCACGAGGTATTTCCGGAAGAAGTCGAAAGGCAGCGGGCCGAGGCACAGCTGCTCAGGCTCTTGAGTCGTTTGGGAGAGCGGCCGGGAAGAGACGGCCAGTCGCTCCTATCGACACTTCGTCTCCATATCTTCGTGCGGGGGTTGGAAGGAGCGTTTGTGCGCTACGTTCCAGGATTACAAGTGACGCTATCAGATCAAAGTGATGAATCGGCCAAATGCTTCGAGCTCGCGCTCTGCCGATTTTGCGGTCAGCACTATCTCGTTGGGCAAGTGAGTGGCGATCGTTTTATTGCGGCGAATCGAGACTATTCAAGTGTCGGTTATCGCATCGACTATCTACTGCCGCTTGACAGTGATGAGGTGGATCGTAAGCCGAATATCTGGCTGTGTCCTGTTTGCGGGGCGCTCAGCAAGTCAGCTCGGTGCTCACGAGGTTGTGAAGGTGAGACAATACCTGTGTACTTTGAGGAAGAAGCTCATGATCGGGATTCCGGTGAACTGAAGTACTGTCTGGTCTGTAATGTTGCTGCTTCTGATCCCGTCCGTGAGCTGGTCTACGGTGGTGAGTGGGTTCAGGCTGTCATCGCCACAACGATTCTCGATCTGCTCCCGAAGGGGCGACGAAAGATGCTCGCGTTCGCGGACGGTCGACAGGACGCCGCGTATTTTGCCGTGCGGCTGGACGAATGGGCGTCGCAACTCGCGCTCCGGCGTGGAATCGTTCAAGCTCTGAAGTCACTAACGAACGGAGAGGATCGAGACGGCCTTTCACTGCGTGAACTTCACGAGGATCTCTTGGCGCTGTTGCCGCAGCTCTTCGACGATCCAGCCCATCGTACACACCGAGAGCGGAGGAAGGAGCTCTGGAAGCTCTTGTTGCAAGAGTTGCGGTCTTCTGAGGAAAACGGTTCCCTCGAATCAGCTGCGATTGCATTTTGGCGCCTTGGCTGGCCTTGGTTCAGGGGATTGCCTGAAAGTATACTGGCTAAGCTCTTGCAACTCGAGTATCAGCGAGCTGTCGAGGTTGCGGAGTTTCTGCTGCTCTCGCTGATTCGTAGTGATTCTCTCGCGATTGAGCTTCTCGATCCCAATACCAGACTTGCAAATGATCTCCCGATGAATCGCCGTTATGTGCGTATCGGTTCTCCGGATGCAGACAAGACTGTCGTCAGTTGGGATGGCGTAGAGCGAGGATCCCCGAATCGGCGAGTGGATTACCTTGTCCGCTTTTTGCGGCGACAGAATCCATCGCTCTCGGTACAGGAGGCACGGGCAAAAGCGGGTGAAGTCTTGCAATCGTTCTGGGAATGGATGCGTCGTGAGGAAGAAGGGCTGCGTGAGCAAGATAAAATCCTCATTCGCGATCCTGGAAAGGGCTTTCAGCTCAATCCGCTCTGGCTCCGTCTTGCACGGCGTGATGAACAAAGCTTCTACCGATGCGATTGCTGTGGGCGTCCCAGTGCTCTTCTTGGAGCGGGGCCGTGTCCACGCTACGGTTGCCCCGGTACTCTGCAGCCGGCTTCTCCCTCAAAGGGGGAATCCCGGTTTTATCGCGAGTTATATGAATCGTTCTCTGGGGAGTCGCGTCGGTTTCTCGTCGAAGAGCACACCGCTCAGCTAACTACACAAAAGGCTCAAGAATATCAGCTCCGCTTTAGTCGTGGTGACCTTCATGTCCTGAGCTGCTCGACTACCTTTGAACTCGGCGTTGATCTGGGTGACATCGATGTTGTCTTTCTGCGCAACGTCCCTCCGGAACCGTTCAACTACACCCAGCGAGCTGGCCGCACTGGTCGACGGCAGCAGCTTGGTCTCGTAGTCACATTCTGTCGGCGGCGTCCCCACGATCTCTATCACTTTCGGTTCCCTGAGCGTCTCTTGCAGGGTGAAAGCCACACCATGGTTCCTCGTCACTGGAGTCGGCGGGTGATCCAACGGCATGTGAATGCCGTCGTCTTTTCCCGTTTCTTCCGAGCTTTCCCTGAACGCTTCCGTAACGTCGAGGCGATGGTCGGTGAGCGATGGGATCCTGGCGAGCTGTGCGGCCAGCTTGGAGCCTTCATCACGGCCCACTTTCGCGATCTGCTTGATGAGATACAGGCCGTGCTGCGGGATTGCCTTGACCAGGACTCGCCTGAAGTGGTGAATGCGGAGCAACTCCTCGCTGGTGTCAACGAGTCAGGTGGTGTGCTCGATCGTGCGCTGGCAGAGATCTGTGAGGATTACCGTGCAGTGCGTGGGCTGGAGGAACAGGCGCGGAACGAGCGGCGGTACAAAGATGCAGATTGGGCTCATCGACGTGCTGAGACTATCGCGCGAGAAGATGTCTTGTCCTTCCTCTCCCGCAAGGCAGTGATACCGAAGTACGGATTTCCTGTCGATGTCGTCGAGCTAACAGTTCCAGATAGTTCGAAGGGAGTCGAATTGACGCGTGATCTCCGCTTCGCGATCAGCGAGTACGCGCCCGGGCAATCGGTCATCGCTAACAAGTGGAAGTGGGAGTCGGGCGGAGTGAAGATACTCCCAGCTCGCGCATTACCACGACGTCGTTTCCGCTATTGTGAACAGCACCGGAGCTACATTGAGCGCGACTACAGCGACGAGGCTGAACTCCCGCCGTTGCCATGTGGTTGCACTGGGCACAAGGGGCAGTACGTACAACCCATCTTTGGCTTTTTTGTTCCGCGGGGCAGCGCGGAGCAAGCACGTGCACGACCGAGGCAAACGTTGCCCTTAGCGTTCTTCGTCGACCTCGGAGAGTCCAAGCCGAGCCACTATGACGAGTATGGTGCTCCCGCGGTGATTCGTGTTGCAGCAGTCGAGCGGAGACCCGTTGTTGTCCTGAGTCAAGGAGTTCGGGCGCAAGGATTCAAGATTTGTCTACAATGCGGAACTGCAAGGGATGCACGCTCGAAGCAGCACCTCCGTCGCGATGGTAAGGAGTGCGACGGACAATTCGAACGCGTGATGCTCGGACATTCGTTTCTCACCGACGTTGTACGTGTCGATTTCCTCATTCCTTCCTCCGAAAGTGATCTCGTTGCCTTGAACCATGGCTTGGTTGCGGTGCTTGTGGCTGGGCTCAGTAGGGCCTTGGAAGTGCCTGTGGCAGAACTCGGCGGAGTACCAGTTTTCGCTTCGGGTTATCCTTCGGTCGTCTTGTTCGACGACGTTCCGGCTGGTGGTGGGCTCGTTGCCCGCCTTAAAGAGAAGACAGTTCTTGAACAAGTCCTCCGCTATGCATACGAACAAGTTGATGGCCGGTGTGGCTGTGGTCCTCATGGTAGTTGCTATTCCTGTCTTCGGACGTTTGCCAATCAAGCGGTTCACGCTTTGCTACGAAGAGGGCTGGTGTTTGTATATCTCGAACAGGTTCGTAAGGGGTTGGTCTAG